One part of the Lotus japonicus ecotype B-129 chromosome 2, LjGifu_v1.2 genome encodes these proteins:
- the LOC130735164 gene encoding organic cation/carnitine transporter 3-like, producing MCLKTQHIVEVEADIQTEVASVQTSAVAESHSTDQERKLMQSWDDMVEKSLRNFGWMEFLQAVLVAVAMFFDAQQSFISIYTDNYPTWHCTNHTMCSSSSDICKIPKSSWSWDSHPSMTIISHWSLECASTFVTGLPQSSFFIGGLLGSSILAALADSSVGRKNMLVLSCVLMSITSTLIIFSPNIWVYSALKFLIGFWRSSIGTSVLVLLTENVSVEWRFSVGTVEYFTFTIGYMSLSGIAYATKSLSWRFLYLYTSLPALLYSILAYLFINESPKWLLMHGRVKEAMRILKGVSLPENDANYLTSFKTKENVSFFQLYSSIVELFKRRWALTRMVATMVLGIGVGSVYFALALAVENMGFNIYLAVVFSALMEIPSCIVAYFLENFRRKPSIIVFSLLCGICCLLCVAIGDKAPEAKVGLAIVAFFGACVAYFVFVIYIIELFPTCVRFTTTSLVRQAITFGCIFCPFFISAGRKNNIYSYGVFGLVIMCSNLTLFGLPETMGIVLCDTMNQQEEKETYLSKPKTKQVAICEAMDLQEEKGDFFLLT from the coding sequence ATGTGTCTCAAAACACAACACATAGTTGAAGTAGAGGCAGACATTCAAACGGAGGTCGCCTCCGTTCAAACAAGTGCAGTTGCTGAATCTCACTCCACTGATCAAGAAAGAAAACTGATGCAGTCATGGGACGATATGGTAGAAAAAAGCTTAAGAAACTTCGGGTGGATGGAGTTCCTGCAAGCTGTGCTCGTGGCCGTCGCAATGTTCTTTGATGCACAACAATCCTTCATCAGCATCTACACAGACAACTACCCCACATGGCATTGTACAAACCACACCATGTGCTCCTCTTCCTCTGACATTTGCAAAATCCCCAAATCCTCTTGGTCATGGGACTCACACCCTTCCATGACCATCATATCCCATTGGAGCCTTGAATGCGCTAGCACCTTTGTCACCGGTTTACCCCAGTCTTCCTTCTTCATAGGAGGCCTTCTGGGATCCTCTATTCTCGCAGCCTTAGCTGATTCATCAGTGGGGAGAAAAAACATGCTTGTTCTCTCTTGTGTTTTAATGTCAATCACCTCCACACTCATCATCTTCTCCCCCAACATATGGGTCTACTCTGCCTTGAAGTTCTTGATCGGCTTCTGGCGTTCGTCCATTGGGACCTCTGTCTTGGTTTTGCTCACGGAGAATGTGAGTGTAGAGTGGAGATTCAGCGTGGGGACTGTGGAGTATTTCACCTTCACGATTGGATACATGTCTCTTTCAGGTATAGCTTATGCCACCAAAAGTCTCTCTTGGAGATTTCTTTACCTCTACACTTCACTCCCTGCTCTGTTATACTCTATTCTTGCTTATCTCTTCATAAACGAATCCCCCAAGTGGCTTCTCATGCACGGTCGAGTCAAAGAAGCCATGAGAATTCTTAAAGGAGTATCCTTACCTGAAAACGATGCTAATTACCTCACAAGcttcaaaacaaaagaaaatgtttcattttttcaactttaCTCTTCAATAGTAGAGTTGTTCAAGAGACGTTGGGCTCTTACGAGAATGGTGGCGACCATGGTACTTGGAATTGGTGTTGGGTCGGTGTATTTTGCCTTGGCCTTAGCGGTGGAAAACATGGGATTTAACATTTATTTGGCTGTGGTTTTCAGTGCTCTGATGGAAATCCCTTCTTGCATAGTTGCCTATTTCTTGGAAAACTTCAGAAGAAAGCCATCTATTATTGTTTTCTCGCTATTGTGTGGGATATGTTGCCTGTTGTGTGTTGCCATTGGTGATAAGGCACCAGAAGCCAAAGTGGGGCTAGCAATAGTAGCCTTTTTTGGTGCTTGTGTAGCCTATTTTGTCTTCGTCATTTACATCATTGAGTTGTTTCCCACATGTGTAAGGTTCACTACAACATCATTGGTGAGACAAGCTATTACATTCGGTTGCATTTTCTGTCCATTTTTTATATCTGCTGGGAggaaaaataacatttattctTATGGGGTGTTCGGGCTTGTCATAATGTGCTCCAATTTGACATTGTTTGGCTTGCCAGAGACCATGGGGATAGTACTCTGTGACACCATGAATCAACAGGAGGAAAAGGAAACGTACTTGAGTAAACCGAAGACCAAACAAGTCGCTATTTGTGAGGCCATGGATCtacaagaggaaaaaggagaCTTTTTTTTATTGACGTAG